One window of Bacillus sp. THAF10 genomic DNA carries:
- a CDS encoding YqzH family protein, whose product MVKKMIRNCFIQYQHDLESIPLSEEEYDKLVEDVERVMAEEDATDVHLKYSL is encoded by the coding sequence TTGGTAAAAAAAATGATTCGTAATTGCTTTATACAGTACCAGCACGACTTGGAATCTATTCCCTTGAGTGAGGAAGAGTATGACAAACTGGTTGAGGATGTGGAGCGTGTGATGGCAGAGGAAGACGCAACAGATGTGCATTTAAAATACTCCTTATAA
- a CDS encoding DUF3221 domain-containing protein has product MKKIKLVSVLACFLLLFGCGTAGGNNNNGSTGSNGPNNEQPDDEPVNDDVEAVEDLTGYIVSIANEGNVRILVTGQLPNNGGSGQSATMYTLEESTTVENSNGDAMEAGDLTVGMKVTVWNSGVVAESFPAQSGAIKVVVDAKQDEHEQQAVAKALEEVESGMPWHVEDVSAEQDHKYKVTLKNLLDDSEPVEIEVQL; this is encoded by the coding sequence ATGAAAAAAATTAAGCTTGTTAGTGTGTTAGCCTGCTTCCTTCTTTTGTTCGGCTGCGGAACAGCTGGCGGAAATAACAACAATGGAAGCACAGGATCGAACGGACCGAACAACGAGCAGCCTGATGATGAGCCAGTAAATGACGACGTAGAAGCAGTAGAGGATTTAACAGGTTACATTGTATCTATAGCAAACGAAGGTAATGTTCGCATTCTTGTGACAGGACAACTCCCTAACAACGGAGGCTCCGGCCAGTCCGCAACCATGTACACATTAGAAGAAAGCACCACGGTAGAAAATTCTAATGGTGACGCGATGGAGGCTGGTGACCTAACAGTTGGGATGAAAGTGACAGTCTGGAATTCCGGAGTCGTCGCAGAATCCTTCCCAGCACAATCCGGTGCCATCAAGGTCGTGGTGGACGCAAAACAAGACGAGCATGAACAACAAGCTGTCGCCAAAGCCCTAGAGGAAGTAGAAAGCGGCATGCCGTGGCATGTAGAGGATGTATCTGCAGAACAAGACCACAAATACAAGGTAACCCTTAAGAATCTGCTGGATGATAGTGAACCAGTAGAGATAGAAGTGCAACTATAA
- a CDS encoding SDR family oxidoreductase — MTKLNGKHIVITGASGGIGKALAFEVAKRGAIPILLARSLDKLAQVASDIEKEYGIKVRFYQLDVRNNADIERTFQLLLKEIPTVDVLVNNAGYGKFDDVIDLSLDDMSGMFEVNVYGLISCTKMVLPAMLKQNSGHIINVASQAGKIATPKSSVYAATKHAVLGFTNSMRMELHDSNIQVTSINPGPIRTEFFQIADSTGSYQKKVDKWMLEPEFVASKIADAMFTKKREINLPGWMNMASTLYQLFPGVIEKVGGKAFRQK; from the coding sequence ATGACTAAGTTAAATGGTAAACATATTGTGATTACAGGCGCGTCTGGCGGTATTGGAAAAGCGCTTGCTTTTGAGGTGGCCAAACGCGGCGCAATACCAATACTTTTAGCTCGCTCTTTAGATAAATTAGCACAGGTTGCCTCTGATATTGAAAAAGAATACGGAATAAAGGTGCGGTTTTATCAGCTGGACGTCCGCAATAATGCTGACATTGAACGGACCTTCCAATTGCTGTTGAAGGAAATTCCAACTGTCGATGTGCTCGTGAATAACGCCGGCTATGGAAAATTTGATGATGTTATTGATTTATCATTAGATGACATGAGTGGCATGTTTGAGGTAAATGTGTACGGCCTAATCTCGTGCACGAAAATGGTACTACCTGCGATGCTAAAGCAAAACAGCGGTCATATCATCAATGTCGCGTCTCAGGCTGGAAAAATTGCCACACCAAAATCCAGTGTGTATGCCGCCACCAAGCATGCCGTTCTAGGCTTTACAAACAGTATGCGCATGGAGCTTCATGATTCGAATATCCAGGTAACCTCCATAAACCCTGGACCAATCCGGACAGAGTTTTTCCAAATTGCAGACTCCACTGGTAGCTATCAGAAAAAGGTAGATAAATGGATGCTGGAGCCGGAATTCGTTGCTTCCAAAATTGCCGATGCCATGTTTACGAAAAAACGTGAGATTAACCTGCCCGGCTGGATGAACATGGCGAGCACGCTGTATCAGCTGTTTCCTGGTGTTATCGAAAAGGTTGGCGGAAAAGCTTTTCGACAAAAATAA
- a CDS encoding MBL fold metallo-hydrolase produces MNEVSCKQEIKQITIPTPFAVGDVHTYIIITDKITLVDAGVKTHHAWEVFQQELQKHGLKVLDIDQVVITHHHPDHVGLLDYLPVNIPVYGHKRAHLWMTQDQRYFSAHESYYKKLFKEIGVEERFYPLLNSIDKPLRFACHRGLTAFIGEGDRIEGLPNWRIIETPGHASSHIVLFDEKSGILIGGDLILADISPNPLVEPPYPGEAERKKAMLEYVQSIEKMMELPITRVLPGHGEIVGDVPALLSTRMLQQEKRARKVVEFVSKQPSTAYEICQFLFKSVYEKQLLLTLSETIGQLDYLLDKGLITEDNDTTPFVYQAGVREE; encoded by the coding sequence ATGAACGAGGTTTCTTGTAAGCAAGAGATAAAGCAAATTACTATCCCGACGCCATTTGCGGTTGGGGACGTACATACGTATATCATTATTACCGACAAAATAACACTGGTGGATGCTGGTGTGAAAACACATCATGCATGGGAAGTGTTCCAACAGGAGCTGCAAAAGCACGGGTTGAAGGTCTTGGATATTGATCAAGTTGTTATTACGCATCATCACCCAGATCATGTTGGGCTTTTGGACTACTTACCAGTCAACATTCCTGTTTATGGACATAAACGTGCACACCTTTGGATGACGCAAGATCAGCGATATTTTTCCGCACACGAGTCGTATTACAAAAAGCTCTTTAAAGAAATCGGTGTGGAGGAGCGTTTCTATCCTCTATTGAATTCCATAGATAAACCACTACGCTTTGCCTGTCACCGTGGATTAACTGCGTTTATTGGGGAGGGAGACCGAATAGAGGGTCTTCCGAATTGGCGTATTATTGAAACCCCTGGTCACGCCAGCAGCCATATCGTGCTTTTTGATGAAAAAAGCGGCATACTGATCGGCGGAGATTTAATTCTTGCCGATATCTCGCCAAATCCGCTCGTAGAACCACCTTATCCTGGTGAGGCAGAACGAAAGAAGGCGATGCTTGAGTACGTCCAATCCATTGAAAAAATGATGGAGTTACCGATTACTCGAGTGCTTCCAGGGCACGGAGAAATCGTGGGGGATGTCCCAGCACTTCTTTCAACACGCATGCTCCAGCAAGAAAAGAGAGCACGTAAAGTGGTGGAGTTTGTGTCAAAACAGCCAAGCACTGCCTATGAAATTTGTCAGTTCCTTTTCAAGTCCGTCTATGAAAAGCAACTCCTTTTAACACTGTCTGAAACCATCGGACAGCTAGACTACCTTTTAGACAAAGGCTTAATTACAGAGGATAATGACACTACACCTTTTGTCTATCAAGCAGGGGTGAGAGAAGAATGA
- the proC gene encoding pyrroline-5-carboxylate reductase: MKIAFIGAGSMAEAIMSGLLKKEICTPGSIVVTNKQDQARLKQLKEKYGIQTTENKQETTKKADVIFLAMKPKDAKDGIQAIKEYVQEDQLIVSVLAGISSSVIEDLFEKNLRVIRSMPNTSAAIGLSATAIAKGRYANEEDLTLVQSLFSAIGLCTIVEENQLHAVTGVSGSGPAYVYFVAEAMERAALAQGLDREVAKQLVSQTLIGAAHMLQESNKNADVLRKEVTSPGGTTHRGIGVLKELHVSEAFETCIAGATERSREMGEEMAERLKEKTSK, from the coding sequence ATGAAAATAGCATTTATTGGCGCAGGATCGATGGCAGAGGCAATTATGAGCGGATTATTAAAGAAAGAAATTTGTACACCAGGTAGCATCGTTGTAACCAATAAACAAGACCAGGCACGCCTCAAGCAATTAAAAGAGAAATATGGAATTCAAACAACCGAAAATAAACAAGAAACGACAAAAAAGGCAGATGTCATTTTTCTCGCAATGAAACCAAAAGATGCTAAGGACGGAATCCAGGCGATCAAAGAATATGTACAAGAGGATCAATTGATTGTTTCGGTGCTCGCAGGCATTTCAAGCAGTGTGATTGAGGATTTGTTTGAAAAAAACTTGCGAGTGATCCGCTCGATGCCAAACACATCAGCAGCCATCGGGCTTTCTGCAACCGCGATAGCTAAAGGACGCTATGCAAACGAGGAGGATCTCACCCTCGTGCAATCCCTTTTTTCTGCGATTGGACTTTGCACGATTGTGGAAGAGAACCAGCTTCATGCAGTAACCGGAGTATCTGGAAGCGGTCCTGCTTATGTATATTTCGTGGCAGAAGCAATGGAGAGAGCAGCGCTTGCTCAAGGACTTGATCGAGAGGTTGCTAAGCAGCTGGTAAGTCAAACGCTGATTGGAGCGGCTCATATGCTGCAGGAATCCAACAAAAACGCTGACGTTTTGCGAAAAGAGGTTACTAGCCCTGGTGGCACCACGCATCGTGGGATTGGCGTCCTAAAAGAGCTTCACGTTTCTGAAGCGTTTGAAACCTGCATCGCCGGCGCAACGGAACGCTCCCGCGAAATGGGCGAAGAAATGGCGGAGAGGTTAAAGGAAAAGACTTCTAAATAA
- a CDS encoding phospholipase D-like domain-containing protein — translation MKKYVNLSLVFALVLSIFVPVNETEEKVHATTNNSVVINEVAWMGTSYSYTDEWIELHNNTTKSMDITGWSLNAQDGSPSIVLNGQIPANGFFLLEKTDDHSVAGVAADIIYSGSLGNEGESLELRDANGVLVDSVDAWYGGDNTSKATMERVDANGSGTVAGSWKTATDTYDGGYGTPANSYTSGGSNGGTTGGNICGDTTEHLNNVSSELFAINVYFNKCALTDYATTGNQANYNVNLEDRLIERLNQATTSIDFATYEINLPRVVDTLINKAAEGIDVRVIADAKDATDPHYAERFTTMRLYIEEMVRGKDSIVGTNDDIHVFSDSPMLAVEDTTLRAEHGLPSTPDDFKYGTYTIGSTDYTGYLFVDGEQKTDGNYYSPGVQMHNKFAVVDDKWVFTGSWNFTITGLYGSEENMANGVLGGNQQHVVELHAPEVATAYETEFNEMWGSNTLIPDPIVSNFGTGKTDNTQHLFNVGGKTVEVYFSTGDDALGRMRALVKNEADMNAFFTIFAWSDQGLVDELKNKYEGSYNDLEGTLTGFDVKGLFDPGFWNQWWSASIDMTGRTASQTSTDNPNTRWANPAPVYQGNEDRKLHSKTMIIDADTTSDPTVVVGSTNWSNNGNDVNDENMLIIHDAAITNQFVQEFNARYLNAGGSLN, via the coding sequence AAACGGAAGAGAAAGTGCATGCGACCACCAACAATAGTGTGGTAATTAACGAAGTTGCTTGGATGGGAACGTCATACAGTTACACAGATGAATGGATAGAGCTACATAACAACACAACAAAAAGCATGGACATAACAGGATGGTCATTAAACGCTCAAGATGGTTCACCCTCTATTGTATTAAACGGGCAAATTCCTGCTAATGGATTCTTTCTATTAGAAAAGACAGATGATCATTCTGTAGCAGGGGTAGCTGCTGATATTATTTACAGCGGTTCACTTGGAAATGAAGGTGAAAGTCTGGAGTTGCGGGATGCTAATGGTGTTTTAGTTGATTCAGTTGATGCTTGGTATGGTGGTGATAATACTTCCAAGGCTACGATGGAAAGAGTAGACGCGAATGGTTCAGGAACAGTTGCTGGAAGTTGGAAAACAGCTACTGACACTTATGACGGTGGATATGGTACGCCTGCAAATAGCTATACTAGTGGTGGTTCTAATGGTGGGACAACCGGCGGTAACATTTGTGGGGATACTACTGAACATTTAAACAATGTATCAAGTGAATTATTTGCTATCAATGTTTATTTTAATAAATGTGCTTTGACTGATTATGCGACAACGGGAAATCAGGCTAACTATAACGTTAATCTTGAAGACCGTTTAATTGAAAGATTAAATCAAGCCACTACAAGTATTGACTTTGCTACTTATGAAATTAACTTACCTCGAGTGGTTGATACTTTAATCAATAAAGCAGCAGAGGGAATTGATGTGCGTGTGATTGCGGATGCGAAGGATGCTACAGACCCTCATTATGCAGAGCGCTTTACCACCATGAGATTATATATAGAGGAAATGGTGCGAGGAAAAGATAGTATTGTTGGTACGAATGACGATATTCACGTTTTTTCTGATTCCCCCATGTTAGCTGTGGAGGATACGACATTAAGAGCAGAGCACGGATTGCCTTCTACTCCAGATGATTTTAAATATGGAACTTACACAATCGGAAGCACAGACTATACCGGATATTTGTTTGTTGATGGCGAACAAAAGACTGATGGGAATTATTACTCTCCTGGTGTACAAATGCACAATAAGTTTGCGGTAGTAGATGATAAGTGGGTATTCACTGGTAGTTGGAATTTCACCATCACTGGTCTTTATGGATCAGAAGAAAACATGGCAAATGGTGTGTTAGGTGGAAATCAGCAGCATGTAGTAGAACTTCATGCACCTGAAGTTGCAACTGCATATGAAACAGAGTTCAATGAAATGTGGGGAAGTAACACATTGATACCGGATCCTATCGTCTCGAATTTTGGAACAGGAAAGACAGACAACACACAACACTTATTTAATGTTGGTGGAAAAACAGTAGAAGTTTATTTTTCTACTGGAGACGATGCATTAGGCCGGATGAGAGCGTTAGTGAAAAATGAAGCGGACATGAACGCCTTCTTCACCATCTTTGCTTGGAGTGACCAAGGACTTGTGGATGAGTTAAAAAACAAATATGAAGGCTCTTACAATGACTTAGAAGGAACGCTTACCGGATTTGATGTGAAAGGATTGTTTGACCCTGGCTTCTGGAATCAATGGTGGAGTGCTAGTATAGATATGACAGGAAGAACAGCTAGTCAGACAAGTACAGATAATCCTAACACGCGTTGGGCAAACCCAGCACCAGTGTATCAAGGTAATGAGGACCGAAAGCTTCACAGCAAAACCATGATTATTGACGCAGATACAACAAGCGATCCAACTGTAGTAGTAGGGTCAACCAACTGGAGTAACAATGGAAATGACGTGAACGATGAAAACATGTTAATCATTCACGATGCAGCAATAACCAATCAATTTGTTCAAGAATTTAATGCTCGCTACCTGAATGCTGGTGGGAGTTTAAATTAA